Part of the Pseudomonas sp. P8_241 genome is shown below.
AACAACCGGCTACTACCTGAAGCGATGCCGATCTCAAACTGTACGGATATTTCTGCGGCCATCTGTAAGCGCCAAAGCCCCGGTTTTATGGCTAGATAAAAACATCCACCACCCTCCACGATTCTGGTTGCCAACATGTCTTCGCGCGAAAACACCGGCATGGCCCTGGGCCTGCTCGGCGTTGTGATTTTCAGCCTTACCCTGCCCTTCACACGGATCGTCGTGCAGGAACTTCATCCGCTGCTCAATGGCTTGGGGCGGGCGTTGTTCGCAGCGATTCCGGCGGCTTTGCTGTTGCTGTGGCGACGGGAAAAGTGGCCGACCTGGAAACAGGTCAAAGGCCTGAGCCTGGTGATTGCAGGGGTGATCCTGGGCTTCCCGGTGCTGTCAGCCTGGGCCATGCAAACCTTGCCGGCGTCTCATGGGGCACTGGTCAACGGCCTGCAGCCTCTGTGCGTAGCGCTCTATGCCGCGTGGTTGTCCCATGAGCGACCGTCGAAAGCCTTCTGGGCTTGTGCAGCACTAGGCAGTGCGCTGGTGCTCGGTTATGCGCTGATCAGCGGCGCAGGCAGTATTCAAGCCGGGGATTTGTTGATGCTCGGAGCCATTGCGGTGGGCGGCCTTGGCTACGCCGAAGGTGGTCGATTGGCCAGGGAGATGGGCGGCTGGCAGGTCATCTGCTGGGCGCTGGTATTGTCGACGCCCTTGCTGATCGGGCCGGTGATGTACCTGGCGCTGCAGCATCAGGGTGAAATCTCGTCAAAGACCTGGTGGGCTTTCGGTTACGTTTCTCTGTTTTCGCAGTTCATCGGGTTCTTCGCCTGGTATGCCGGGCTCGCCATGGGCGGCATTGCCCGGGTCAGTCAGATCCAGTTGTTGCAGATCTTCTTCACCATCGCCTTTTCAGCACTGTTCTTCGGTGAACACGTTGAACCGATCACTTGGGTGTTTGCGGCGGGTGTGATCGTGACGGTAGTGCTGGGGCGCAAGACCGCAGTGCACCCGGCGCAAGCTGCCACCGCTTAACCCCGTAGGAGCCCGGCTTGCCGGCGAAGGCGTCCTCGAGATCGCTATCGCCGGCAAGCCGGACTCCTACAGGATCAGAGGTAACCATCAGCACGCAGCAGGGTTTCCAGGCAGTGTTCAGTGATGTGGTAGAAGTCCTTCAGTTCCTGGATTTTCGCCAACAGCTGGCCCGGATCTACCGGCTCGGCGCGTTTGACCGCCAGAATCATCTTGTTCTTGTTGGTGTGGTCCAGGGAGATGAACTCGAACACCTTGGTCTCGTAACCGCAAGCCTCCAGGAACAAGGCACGCAAGCTGTCGGTGACCATTTCTGCCTGCTGGCCCAGGTGCAATCCGTATTGCAACATCGGCTTGAGCAACGCCGGGCTCTGGATTTGCAGGCGAATCTGTTTGTGGCAGCACGGCGAGCACATGATGATCGAGGCGCCGGAACGTATACCGGTGTGGATCGCATAATCGGTGGCGATGTCGCAGGCATGCAGGGCGATCATCACATCCAGCTCACTCGGCGCCACGCTGCGCACATCACCGCACTTGAAGATCAGCCCCGGATGCTCGAGCTTTGCCGCCGCGGTGTTGCACAGGGTGACCATGTCTTCTCGCAACTCGACGCCGGTCACTTCACCTTCGGCCTTCAAGGTATTGCGCAGGTAATCGTGGATGGCGAACGTCAGATAGCCCTTGCCTGAACCGAAGTCCGCCACCCGCACCGGTTTGTCCAGCGCTAATGGCGACGAGGTCAGGGCATGGCTGAAGACTTCGATGAATTTGTTGATCTGCTTCCACTTGCGCGACATCGCCGGGATCAGTTCATGCTTGCTGTTGGTGACGCCGAGGTCAGCGAGAAACGGCCGATTCAGATCGAGAAACCGGTTTTTCTCGCGGTTATGTTCGGCAGACGGTGCTTCACGCAATTGCTGGGGTTTGCTCTTGAACAGCGAAGACTTGCCCTTTTTGCTGTATTCGAGCTGGGCTTCGTCTGTCAACGATAACAAATGCGCATTTTTGAATGCCGCGGGCAGCAGTTCGGCAATGCTCGCGACGCCTTCGGCCACGGGTAGATTTTTGGTGATGTCGCGGGTCTTGTACCGGTAGACGAAGGACAGGCACGGCTGCGCCTTGACCGTGACCGGCTTGATGATGAGCCGCTGCAGGTCTGCCTCGGTGCCTGCGTACTTGGCCAGCACCAGCTTGATAAAGGCGTTTTGATCGAGGCTGGTTTGCAACAGATCGATGAACTGGGCGTGATGATCCGGCGCGAGGCTGGCGGGAGTAGCGGTGACAGACATGGAAAACGGCCTCGGGCGATGCAAATCGGAGAATGCCGTTATTTTAAGGGCGAGGAGGACTTTGGGCACGGAGTTATTTTTGTTGCTGGTCCCGGTCATGACGCCAGGACCTCGATACCGCCTTTGAAACGTCAGCGCTCCACCAGGCGAAGCTTGCGGTTACTCGGCGAATTGATGATGTGTTTGACAATCAGTCCTACCGGCACCGCCCAGGTCAGGCCATTGACCGGGTCAGTCACCATGGCGACCGTTTCAGAGCTTGCAGCGATGTCCAGACGTCGACGGTCGTTGCTGGATTTGAGTACGCCGTAAGCATGACTGACCAGTTTTTCCGCCACATGCATCGGCACATCCACGCTCTGCAAATGTTTGACCGCGCGACAGAACAAGACTTGATCATCGACTCCCCCTTCGGTTTCATGGCGCACCAGATACGCTTGGGCAATCGCCAGCAACTCCTCATTCAGATCGGCCTTTTCATCCTCCTTCATGCTTTCGCCACCTGCGGTGCATCGGTCGTGACAGGATTCACAACGACAGGACGCGCGGCATGGCGCAAATCGGGTCCTGCGCAAGGCAGGCGTACGGCTGGATTGGGCATGCCGCTGGGCGAAAGCTCGTGGGTCATCTCAAATTCGGCACGAACGGACCAGCCGCAGGCCTCCGACGTGCATTGCAGATACGCCACGCGCAGAAAAATATGGCGACCCTCGCTGGTGCGAATGCGCATCCTGTTCAAGCAGTGCGGACACACCATTTTATAAGTACTCATGCTCTATTCCCGATAGTCACTTGGTGGCAATCAACGTGATCAACCGTAATACTGTTTAAAACGCTCATCGCAGCGTTTCGATCTTGCGAACAATGTCTGCCAGACATAAGGAAGTGCATCGGGCAGACGCGTAATGGGCTTGAGCCATGCTCGTAGGAAATCACCCTGATACCATTGGGAAGTTTCGACATCGTATTTTGCTGTCTCATAGTTGATGATTGATTACTTGCAAGAAAATAAGTACTCATTACGCATAAATTAGGCACTCAAAAAGCATAAGTCAAAAGGAAGAGGCTCAAATTGCGTAGCAAAAAATCACAAGCTGTTCTGGCCAGACTTAAACAGGTAACCGGCACAAAAACCGACGCCTCATTGTCTTCTGCCCTTCAGATCAGCCCACAAACCTTAAGTAGCTGGAAAGGTCGCGACAGCACACCATACTCATTATGCGTAGATCTTGCTCAAGCGCGTGGCATCTCCCTCGACTGGTTGCTGCTGGGTGAGGGTCCGATTTTGAGACAAGCCATGACCGATACTTCGGCAAGCCCTCCGCCAAGCACTGAACGGGAAAACACTATTCTCGCGTTATGGCGGTTGCTCGACGAAGAAGGACGTTGCGCCATCCAAAACACACTGGAGGAAAAGCAACGGCTACGAGACATGGAAATCAAGCTTTGCGAAATGGCCACGATTCTGGCGACACTTAAACCTTCGAGCGAAACTTGAAGAAAAATCCGCTCTTCATTGTTTCAAGGCAAATTTCCTGGCCCTTTCATCGTCGCCCCCTGAGGTGCCGAATGATGTCGCCGATACCGGCGCCATCGACCCACTGCATGAGCTTGATACTGACGGGAATAACGATCAGTGCGCAAAGAAAGGCCGTTACGCCGGCAGTCAGAAAAGGCGCCAACGGATGTGCGACAGGCGTGAAAAGGTAACCGACACCGGCAGAAAGCAACCATGAGCCTATACGCTGCCAGGTTTTGAG
Proteins encoded:
- a CDS encoding DMT family transporter produces the protein MSSRENTGMALGLLGVVIFSLTLPFTRIVVQELHPLLNGLGRALFAAIPAALLLLWRREKWPTWKQVKGLSLVIAGVILGFPVLSAWAMQTLPASHGALVNGLQPLCVALYAAWLSHERPSKAFWACAALGSALVLGYALISGAGSIQAGDLLMLGAIAVGGLGYAEGGRLAREMGGWQVICWALVLSTPLLIGPVMYLALQHQGEISSKTWWAFGYVSLFSQFIGFFAWYAGLAMGGIARVSQIQLLQIFFTIAFSALFFGEHVEPITWVFAAGVIVTVVLGRKTAVHPAQAATA
- a CDS encoding class I SAM-dependent methyltransferase, producing MSVTATPASLAPDHHAQFIDLLQTSLDQNAFIKLVLAKYAGTEADLQRLIIKPVTVKAQPCLSFVYRYKTRDITKNLPVAEGVASIAELLPAAFKNAHLLSLTDEAQLEYSKKGKSSLFKSKPQQLREAPSAEHNREKNRFLDLNRPFLADLGVTNSKHELIPAMSRKWKQINKFIEVFSHALTSSPLALDKPVRVADFGSGKGYLTFAIHDYLRNTLKAEGEVTGVELREDMVTLCNTAAAKLEHPGLIFKCGDVRSVAPSELDVMIALHACDIATDYAIHTGIRSGASIIMCSPCCHKQIRLQIQSPALLKPMLQYGLHLGQQAEMVTDSLRALFLEACGYETKVFEFISLDHTNKNKMILAVKRAEPVDPGQLLAKIQELKDFYHITEHCLETLLRADGYL
- a CDS encoding ogr/Delta-like zinc finger family protein; the encoded protein is MSTYKMVCPHCLNRMRIRTSEGRHIFLRVAYLQCTSEACGWSVRAEFEMTHELSPSGMPNPAVRLPCAGPDLRHAARPVVVNPVTTDAPQVAKA
- a CDS encoding helix-turn-helix domain-containing protein, giving the protein MRSKKSQAVLARLKQVTGTKTDASLSSALQISPQTLSSWKGRDSTPYSLCVDLAQARGISLDWLLLGEGPILRQAMTDTSASPPPSTERENTILALWRLLDEEGRCAIQNTLEEKQRLRDMEIKLCEMATILATLKPSSET
- a CDS encoding putative holin, whose product is MSLTDSIYHSISALMLALGIATLPVLDGEVLFGAALGAWLVTTTRSNLKTWQRIGSWLLSAGVGYLFTPVAHPLAPFLTAGVTAFLCALIVIPVSIKLMQWVDGAGIGDIIRHLRGRR